A genomic stretch from Telopea speciosissima isolate NSW1024214 ecotype Mountain lineage chromosome 7, Tspe_v1, whole genome shotgun sequence includes:
- the LOC122666789 gene encoding FT-interacting protein 3-like, translated as MNSKEKLVVEVVRARNLMPKDGKGSSSAFVEVEFENQRQRTQVKRKDLNPVWKEKLVFNVNDVAELRYRAVEINVFNERKSGSNRNFLGKVRISCSNIVREVEEIAQLYTLEKRSLFSNVRGEISLKLYLSTKEQTKKGNGNEAATSSTFVKKPNNMHLQATSGSFTLQPQQQQRQQQKQLTQDNKWPQPPRQQSKPVEPNPSEIKPVVFTTGPGPSIRTSNIVGVGGGGGGTGGFSSSGLNEFTLKETSPHLGGEPTKKDKTSSTYDLVEQMMYLYVRVVKGRVFSIFGGGEVVAEVKLGNYRGLTKRASLSNPEWNQVFAFSKDSIQSSMVEIFVKENNKDDYLGRIWFDLNEVPKRVPPDSQLAPQWYRMEDKKGEKTKGGEVMVSVWFGTQTDEAFAEAWHSKSANVHFDGICSIKSKVYLSPKLWYLRVTIIEAQDIVPVEKGSTMAKFSELSAKAQVGNQVLKTRVAPAMANRTLSNPFWNEDLMFVVAEPFEDYLMLSVENRIGPGRDNILGRVLIPVKSIERRLGDEPTVSKWFTLDTHYNNMGLTEPKVVTRFGSRIHLRLSLDGGYHVLDESTMYSSDVRPTAKQLWKPQIGALEMGILGATGLTSMKIKQGKGGSTDAYCVAKYGQKWVRTRTVIDSLAPKWNEQYSWEVFDPCTIITIGVFDNSHTDKSAGAGVGARDSLIGKIRIRLSTLESNRVYTHSYPLLMLHTSGVKKMGELHLAIRFTCANMANVLHMYPLPLLPRMHYVLPLSVNQLESLRYQAMNVVATRLSRAEPPLGREVVEYMLDHGSHMWSMRRSKANFFRIVSVLSTGIALWKWVESVRNWQKPVHTVLFVVFFLVLDIFPELILPFIFLCLSLTGLWRYPWRPRHPPHMDTRLSCAETVYGDELDEEFDTFPTRRSADIVRVRYDRLRSVAGRIQSVVGDLATQSERLQALLSWRDPRATVLFMVVCLVVAVGFYAVPFRVVVGFWGLYALRPPRFKSKLPSPALSFFRRLPSKADTLL; from the coding sequence ATGAATAGTAAAGAGAAGCTTGTGGTAGAAGTTGTTAGAGCCCGTAACTTGATGCCCAAGGATGGGAAAGGCTCATCGTCGGCGTTCGTGGAGGTGGAGTTTGAGAACCAGAGACAAAGAACCCAAGTGAAACGCAAAGACCTGAATCCTGTTTGGAAAGAGAAGCTTGTTTTTAACGTCAATGATGTTGCAGAACTCCGTTATAGAGCTGTGGAAATTAATGTTTTTAACGAGCGGAAATCCGGTAGCAACCGGAATTTTCTGGGTAAGGTGAGGATTTCTTGTTCTAACATCGTTAGAGAAGTAGAGGAGATTGCACAGCTTTACACGCTTGAGAAGCGGAGTTTGTTCTCTAACGTTCGTGGTGAGATCAGCCTGAAGCTTTACCTCTCAACAAAGGAACAGACTAAGAAGGGTAACGGAAACGAAGCTGCAACTTCTTCTACTTTTGTGAAAAAGCCGAACAATATGCATCTGCAAGCCACATCTGGGTCTTTCACTCTGCAAccacagcagcagcagcggcAACAACAGAAACAATTGACGCAGGACAACAAATGGCCACAACCACCCCGGCAGCAATCCAAGCCTGTGGAGCCAAACCCAAGTGAGATTAAGCCGGTCGTCTTCACAACCGGACCCGGACCATCTATCCGCACTTCCAACATTGTCGGTgttggtggcggtggcggtggcacAGGGGGTTTTAGTTCTTCTGGTTTAAATGAGTTCACACTCAAAGAAACTAGTCCTCATTTGGGAGGAGAACCAACCAAAAAAGATAAGACTAGTTCAACTTATGACCTAGTGGAGCAAATGATGTATCTCTATGTCCGGGTCGTTAAAGGTCGTGTCTTTTCGAtctttggtggtggtgaagtAGTTGCAGAGGTGAAGCTTGGGAACTACAGAGGGCTTACTAAAAGGGCGAGCTTGAGTAACCCAGAATGGAATCAAGTCTTCGCTTTCTCCAAGGATTCTATTCAGTCATCCATGGTGGAGATTTTcgtgaaagaaaataataaagatgATTACTTGGGTCGAATCTGGTTCGATTTAAACGAGGTTCCAAAACGGGTTCCGCCTGATAGTCAATTGGCTCCACAATGGTATCGTATGGAAGACAAGAAAGGGGAGAAAACCAAGGGAGGAGAAGTGATGGTCTCGGTCTGGTTCGGGACACAAACAGACGAAGCATTTGCTGAGGCTTGGCATTCTAAGTCTGCCAATGTGCACTTCGATGGCATCTGTTCTATCAAGTCCAAGGTTTATCTCTCACCGAAGCTTTGGTATCTCCGTGTAACCATCATTGAAGCACAGGACATAGTTCCAGTTGAGAAAGGCTCAACAATGGCAAAGTTCTCAGAGCTTTCAGCCAAAGCCCAAGTGGGAAACCAGGTGTTGAAGACCAGAGTCGCCCCTGCCATGGCTAACCGGACCCTCTCCAACCCATTCTGGAACGAAGACTTGATGTTCGTAGTCGCCGAACCGTTCGAAGACTACCTAATGCTTTCCGTAGAGAACCGAATTGGACCGGGGCGTGATAATATTCTGGGTCGCGTTCTAATCCCTGTAAAGTCAATAGAACGCCGGCTCGGAGACGAACCGACGGTCTCCAAATGGTTCACCCTGGACACGCACTACAACAACATGGGATTGACCGAACCAAAAGTGGTGacccggtttggttcacggATCCATCTTCGTCTTTCTCTCGACGGTGGCTACCATGTGCTGGATGAGTCGACTATGTACAGCAGCGATGTACGGCCGACGGCGAAGCAACTGTGGAAGCCCCAAATTGGTGCCCTTGAGATGGGAATCTTGGGAGCCACTGGTCTGACGTCAATGAAGATCAAGCAAGGCAAAGGAGGCTCCACAGATGCATACTGTGTCGCGAAGTACGGTCAAAAATGGGTTCGTACTCGTACTGTGATTGACAGTTTGGCACCGAAGTGGAACGAGCAGTATTCATGGGAAGTGTTCGACCCCTGCACCATCATCACAATCGGCGTCTTCGACAACTCCCACACCGACAAATCGGCCGGCGCCGGTGTCGGGGCAAGGGACTCTCTTATTGGGAAAATCAGAATCAGGCTATCCACGCTTGAATCTAATCGTGTGTACACGCATTCATATCCACTTCTGATGCTCCACACTTCAGGTGTGAAGAAAATGGGGGAGCTTCACTTGGCGATCAGGTTCACCTGCGCTAACATGGCTAACGTGCTCCATATGTACCCTTTGCCACTGCTGCCTAGAATGCACTATGTGCTTCCCCTGTCGGTGAACCAACTGGAGAGTTTGAGGTATCAGGCGATGAACGTAGTGGCGACCCGGTTGAGCCGGGCGGAACCGCCGCTCGGTAGGGAGGTGGTCGAGTACATGCTCGACCATGGCTCTCATATGTGGAGCATGAGACGCAGTAAGGCCAACTTCTTTCGCATTGTTTCAGTTCTATCGACCGGCATCGCACTGTGGAAATGGGTCGAATCGGTTCGCAATTGGCAGAAACCGGTCCACACGGTCTTGTTTGTGGTCTTCTTCCTTGTGCTCGACATATTTCCTGAACTAATCCTACCCTTCATCTTTCTCTGCTTATCCCTCACGGGGCTCTGGCGATACCCATGGCGGCCTAGGCACCCGCCGCACATGGACACTCGGCTCTCTTGTGCTGAGACGGTGTATGGCGATGAATTGGATGAGGAATTCGATACGTTTCCGACGAGGCGTAGTGCCGACATTGTTCGGGTGAGGTACGACCGGTTGAGAAGTGTGGCTGGGAGGATACAATCGGTGGTTGGTGATTTGGCTACACAAAGTGAACGGTTGCAAGCGTTGTTGAGTTGGAGAGACCCACGAGCAACGGTGTTGTTTATGGTGGTTTGTTTGGTAGTGGCGGTGGGGTTCTATGCGGTGCCGTTTCGAGTGGTGGTTGGTTTTTGGGGGTTGTATGCTTTGAGGCCTCCCAGGTTCAAGAGCAAGTTGCCTTCTCCAGCTCTAAGCTTCTTTAGGAGATTACCTTCAAAGGCTGACACTCTGTTGTAA